A window from Staphylococcus succinus encodes these proteins:
- a CDS encoding MurR/RpiR family transcriptional regulator, whose product MFLDSRINNNFNKLNENDLHIAHFINTHIKACKTMKIQDLAEHTHASNATIHRFTRKLGFDGYSDFKSYLKFEAEQSHQLPSDSIEGFKQEIENTFSYLDRIDFELVTNKINQSETIYLYGTGLAQMNVAQEAQRIFLTIHKNIIVLHDIHEFKMILNKATSKDIFFIISLSGESHQLSDITNLLQLRQNYFISVTTLKDNMLAQRANYNIYVSSNTFYLEDGTDYSSFISYHIFFETLLRKFNERKENGEII is encoded by the coding sequence ATGTTTTTAGACAGTCGTATTAATAATAATTTTAATAAATTAAACGAAAATGACTTACATATTGCTCATTTTATCAACACACATATAAAGGCTTGTAAGACAATGAAAATACAAGACTTGGCTGAGCATACGCATGCTTCCAATGCTACAATTCATCGTTTCACACGCAAATTAGGCTTTGATGGATATAGTGATTTTAAATCTTATTTAAAATTCGAAGCTGAGCAATCTCATCAACTTCCTTCTGATTCTATTGAAGGATTTAAACAAGAAATTGAAAATACATTTTCATATTTAGATCGTATCGACTTTGAACTGGTCACTAATAAAATTAATCAATCAGAAACCATTTATCTATATGGTACAGGTTTAGCACAAATGAATGTCGCGCAAGAAGCACAAAGAATCTTCCTCACCATACATAAAAACATTATCGTATTACATGATATACATGAATTTAAAATGATTTTAAATAAAGCAACATCTAAAGACATCTTTTTCATCATTTCACTGTCAGGAGAATCCCATCAACTGTCAGATATTACGAATTTATTGCAACTACGCCAAAATTACTTTATTTCAGTGACTACTTTAAAAGATAATATGCTTGCTCAACGAGCGAATTATAATATTTATGTTTCTAGCAATACATTTTATTTAGAGGATGGGACGGACTATTCTAGTTTTATAAGCTATCATATATTTTTTGAAACCCTACTTCGTAAGTTTAATGAACGTAAAGAAAACGGGGAGATCATTTAA